A portion of the Oncorhynchus gorbuscha isolate QuinsamMale2020 ecotype Even-year linkage group LG19, OgorEven_v1.0, whole genome shotgun sequence genome contains these proteins:
- the cfap45 gene encoding cilia- and flagella-associated protein 45, with protein sequence MPQSIGSSSRLSGSSHSRRYRTLALTSHVDESLFGTPKQALSACNVKDAERGGRFGPRGQSRSAPSQKTQNLETVRIITKDLIRDLKIPSKDPSGLSIILRPTDIERITTASLVSTKEEREFTLESQRREREAAMDAAEDRKAHIRQADLSRQKNQGLSELEVEAKERAQYLLERANAMRMEQEDEVKKLNELILGARCHAVRDAQILERQQILAELQEEERRLDAMMEVDRRRALEAQEQIDELRKHQRIQGKQLIINQIEERLEDRMLQNEMKEQEGQQMLENLEKMQMEELEALERKKEEQQRLQQEILRINEDSLLAKERNKEEERLADLRAMEYTHKKMEREAEYEAEQRRIKREKEKDVARLRALQEREKDHKAEQDELRARRNQEGAERDWRRKEKEQLKKKVDVEERLKAARLEQVTHKEHLLSIEAGRERAEFDRVLRAQQVSICKEKDKEEKHRIKVLRHADGVRQQVREREMQAIALRREVYKEGDRLDEEARHRRIRLDEIKEKKLRELKAAGLPEKYCNEVERRVHALPALAH encoded by the exons ATG CCGCAGAGTATAGGGTCTTCATCTAGGCTCTCTGGTAGCTCCCATTCACGTCGCTATCGCACCCTGGCACTCACCTCTCATGTGGATGAGAGCCTCTTTGGAACCCCAAAACAG GCTCTGTCAGCCTGCAATGTCAAGGACGCTGAGAGGGGTGGCCGGTTCGGACCCAGGGGCCAGTCCAGGTCTGCTCCAAGTCAGAAGACTCAGAACCTAGAGACAGTTCGCATCATCACAAAGGACCTCATCCGAGACCTGAA GATACCGAGTAAGGATCCGTCTGGGTTGTCTATCATCCTCCGCCCAACTGATATCGAGCGGATCACAACAGCTTCTCTGGTTTCAACCAAGGAGGAGCGGGAGTTCACGTTGGAAtcccagaggagggagagagaagcagctatG GATGCTGCTGAGGATAGGAAGGCCCATATCCGCCAGGCTGACCTGTCTCGTCAGAAGAACCAGGGCCTAAGTGAACTGGAGGTCGAGGCCAAGGAAAGAGCTCAGTATCTGCTGGAGAGGGCCAACGCCATGAGGATGGAGCAGGAGGACGAGGTCAAGAAACTCAATGAG TTGATCCTGGGTGCCCGGTGCCACGCGGTGAGGGATGCCCAGATCCTAGAGAggcagcagatcctggctgagctacaggaggaggagaggcgtcTGGATGCCATGATGGAGGTGGACCGCAGGAGAGCCCTGGAGGCCCAGGAGCAGATCGACGAGCTGCGCAAACACCAGAGGATCCA gggAAAGCAGCTGATTATAAACCAGATTGAGGAGCGTCTGGAGGACAGGATGCTGCAGAATGAGATGAAGGAGCAGGAGGGCCAGCAGATGCTGGAGAACCTGGAGAAGATGCAGATGGAGGAGCTGGAG gctctggagaggaagaaggaggagcagCAGCGTCTGCAGCAGGAGATCCTCCGTATCAATGAGGACAGCCTGCTGGCCAAGGAGCGCaacaaagaggaggagagactggctGACCTCCGGGCTATGGAGTACACCCACAAGAAAATG GAGCGGGAGGCTGAGTACGAGGCTGAACAGAGACGCatcaagagagagaaggagaaggacgtgGCCAGACTGCGAGCCctacaggagagagaaaaagaccacAAGGCAGAGCAG GATGAGCTTCGAGCCAGGAGGaaccaggagggagcagagagagattggaggagaaaagagaaggagCAGCTCAAGAAGAAGGTGGATGTTGAGGAGAGGTTGAAGGCAGCTCGCTTGGAGCAGGTCACACATAAGGAGCACCTCCTATCCATCGAGGCTGGGCGAGAGAGGGCTGAGTTTGACAGGGTTTTGAG GGCCCAGCAGGTATCCATCTGTAAGGAGAAGGACAAGGAGGAGAAACACAGGATCAAGGTGTTGCGTCACGCTGACGGGGTGCGCCAGCAGGTGAGGGAGCGGGAGATGCAGGCCATCGCCCTGCGCAGGGAGGTCTACAAAGAGGGAGACCGGCTGGACGAGGAGGCCCGCCATCGCCGCATCCGCCTTGATGAGATCAAGGAGAAGAAGCTCAGGGAGCTCAA GGCTGCTGGACTTCCAGAGAAGTATTGCAATGAAGTGGAGAGAAGGGTGCATGCTCTCCCTGCTCTGGCTCACTAG